In one window of Bizionia sp. M204 DNA:
- a CDS encoding O-acetylhomoserine aminocarboxypropyltransferase/cysteine synthase family protein codes for MSIQNFATKALHAGHDVQQHGGTKAVPIYQTTSYVFNNSEHAANLFSLKELGFIYTRLNNPTNQILQDRLAAVEGGVGAVVFASGTSAISTGLLTLLKAGDHIVASSSLYGGTFNLLNVTLPRLGITTTFVNADNPDNFAAAVQDNTRVFFVESLGNPKLDVLDLNAISVHAKAAEVPFIVDNTVATSVLVKPIEHGADIVIHSLTKYIGGQGTSLGGAIIDAGTFNWANGKFPEFTEPSAGYHGLKYYETLGAASYTFKLILEGLRDFGGALSPTNAFNIIQGLETLPIRIKQHSQNALALAKWLEDQEEVSWVNYPGLESSKYKSLADKYLPNGQSGLVTFGVKGGFESAKTIADNTKLFSLLANIGDTKSLIIHPASTTHQQLDAAQQAKAGVSQDLIRLSVGIEDLEDLKEDLKAAFKIINEAVLQD; via the coding sequence ATGAGTATTCAAAATTTCGCAACAAAAGCGTTGCATGCTGGACATGATGTTCAGCAACATGGAGGAACCAAAGCCGTTCCTATTTATCAAACGACATCTTATGTTTTTAACAATTCAGAACATGCAGCTAATCTTTTTTCATTAAAAGAATTAGGGTTTATTTATACTCGTTTAAATAACCCTACGAATCAAATCCTACAAGATCGTTTGGCTGCCGTAGAAGGTGGTGTTGGCGCTGTGGTTTTCGCGTCGGGAACATCAGCAATTTCTACAGGGCTATTAACCCTTTTAAAAGCTGGAGATCATATTGTAGCTTCAAGTAGTTTGTATGGTGGCACATTTAATTTGCTAAATGTTACTTTACCAAGATTAGGGATTACAACCACTTTTGTAAATGCTGATAATCCCGACAACTTTGCAGCAGCCGTGCAAGATAATACAAGAGTTTTCTTTGTTGAGTCTTTAGGGAACCCAAAGCTTGATGTTTTAGATTTAAATGCTATTTCCGTACATGCAAAAGCAGCTGAAGTTCCTTTTATTGTTGACAATACTGTGGCAACTTCCGTATTAGTAAAACCCATAGAGCATGGTGCAGATATTGTTATTCATTCCCTTACAAAATACATTGGTGGTCAAGGAACTTCCCTAGGAGGCGCCATAATTGATGCGGGCACTTTTAATTGGGCAAATGGAAAATTCCCTGAATTTACAGAGCCTTCAGCAGGATATCATGGTTTAAAGTATTATGAAACTCTAGGAGCTGCTTCCTATACTTTTAAATTAATTTTAGAAGGTTTGCGTGATTTTGGTGGTGCATTAAGTCCAACCAATGCTTTTAATATTATTCAAGGTTTGGAAACATTGCCCATAAGAATTAAACAACATTCTCAAAATGCATTAGCATTGGCTAAATGGTTAGAAGACCAAGAAGAAGTAAGTTGGGTAAATTACCCAGGTTTAGAAAGTAGTAAATACAAATCTTTGGCAGATAAATATTTGCCAAACGGACAGAGTGGTTTAGTGACTTTTGGTGTTAAGGGCGGATTTGAGTCGGCAAAAACTATTGCAGACAACACGAAATTATTTTCATTATTAGCCAATATTGGAGATACAAAATCATTGATAATTCACCCAGCGAGTACAACCCATCAGCAATTAGATGCAGCGCAACAAGCAAAGGCAGGCGTAAGTCAAGATTTAATTAGGTTGTCAGTTGGTATTGAAGATCTAGAGGATTTAAAAGAAGATTTAAAAGCTGCTTTTAAAATAATTAACGAAGCCGTTTTACAAGATTAA
- a CDS encoding OsmC family protein, which produces MSDLIFKVHGESASPAKFIAKTRNFRLIIDEPEDLGGTDENANPVEYVLAGLAGCVNVVGHLVAKELGFTINTLKIEVEGSINPNKLFGRSNAERAGFKQISLKLIPDTEAPIETLVTWLKIVQERCPVKDNLLNATPVSLEVEKQYTI; this is translated from the coding sequence ATGAGCGATTTAATATTTAAAGTACACGGAGAAAGTGCTTCTCCTGCGAAATTCATTGCCAAAACAAGGAATTTTAGACTAATAATAGACGAGCCAGAAGATTTAGGTGGTACCGATGAAAATGCCAATCCTGTTGAATATGTTTTAGCGGGTTTAGCTGGATGTGTAAACGTAGTTGGACACTTGGTGGCTAAAGAATTAGGGTTTACAATTAATACCTTAAAAATAGAAGTTGAAGGAAGTATAAATCCGAATAAACTTTTTGGAAGGTCTAATGCTGAAAGAGCAGGATTTAAACAAATTAGTTTAAAGCTAATTCCAGATACAGAAGCGCCCATTGAAACATTGGTAACTTGGTTGAAAATAGTTCAAGAGCGCTGTCCTGTTAAGGATAATTTATTGAACGCGACGCCAGTAAGTCTGGAGGTTGAAAAACAATATACCATTTAA
- a CDS encoding alpha/beta fold hydrolase: MSKLEHIQIPHFKLEIGKTVTLKLSYQLFGKPLGSAPIVLVNHALTGNSNVSGADGWWKDLIGTARVIDTQVYTVLAFNIPGNGYDNFIIEDYKSFVAKDIAALFLVGLKALKIHKLFAIIGGSLGGGIAWEMLVLKPDLASHFIPIATDWKATDWLIANCQIQEQFLVNSSNPVHDARMHAMLCYRTPASFKERFQRTKNTDLQMFNVESWLLHHGKKLQERYQLASYKLMNQLLKTIDVTKGGEYSLKILDGIQANIYIIGVNSDLFFTAEENRETQKYLALTHPNVTYNEIHSIHGHDAFLIEFEQLEKNYFRNF, translated from the coding sequence ATGTCAAAATTAGAACACATCCAAATTCCACATTTCAAATTAGAGATTGGTAAGACAGTTACTTTAAAATTGTCTTACCAATTATTTGGAAAACCATTAGGGTCAGCCCCAATTGTGCTTGTTAACCATGCGCTTACGGGAAATAGTAATGTGTCTGGAGCCGATGGTTGGTGGAAAGATCTTATTGGAACAGCTAGAGTTATCGATACGCAGGTATATACGGTTTTAGCGTTTAATATTCCGGGTAATGGTTATGATAATTTTATCATTGAAGACTATAAGAGTTTTGTTGCCAAAGATATTGCAGCACTATTTTTAGTGGGGTTAAAAGCACTTAAAATCCATAAGTTATTTGCCATTATTGGCGGCTCTTTAGGTGGTGGTATTGCTTGGGAAATGTTAGTACTGAAACCAGATTTAGCATCACATTTTATTCCAATAGCTACCGATTGGAAAGCAACGGACTGGCTTATTGCCAATTGTCAAATCCAAGAACAGTTTTTAGTTAATTCTAGCAATCCGGTACACGATGCGCGCATGCATGCCATGTTATGCTATAGAACGCCAGCCTCATTTAAGGAGCGGTTTCAGCGAACTAAAAATACCGATTTACAGATGTTTAATGTCGAAAGTTGGTTGTTGCACCACGGTAAAAAATTGCAAGAACGCTATCAGCTGGCATCTTATAAATTAATGAACCAATTACTAAAAACAATTGATGTTACTAAAGGAGGTGAGTATAGTTTAAAAATTTTAGATGGCATTCAGGCCAATATCTATATTATAGGTGTCAATTCGGATTTGTTTTTTACAGCTGAAGAAAACCGCGAAACACAAAAATATCTAGCCTTAACACATCCTAATGTGACTTATAATGAAATCCATTCCATTCACGGACACGATGCGTTTTTAATAGAGTTCGAACAATTAGAAAAAAATTATTTCAGGAATTTTTAA